The genomic stretch AGGTGCGCATCGACGGGCAGCTCGTCCGGGGGCCGCGCCCCGACGTGGGGTACATGCTGCAGCAGGACTGCCTGCTGGAATGGCGCACCGTGCTGGACAACGCCCTCCTCGGCCTGGAGGTGCGGCGAGCCCGCGATCGCCGGGCGGCGGGCCAGGTGCGGATGCTGCTTGCGCGTTCCGGGCTGGCCGGGTTCGAGGACCGGTTTCCCCGGGAACTCTCCGGCGGGATGCGGCAGCGCACGGCGCTGGTCCGCACGCTGGCCCTGAATCCCAAGCTGGTGCTGCTCGACGAGCCCTTATCGGCCGTAGACGCCCAGACCCGCCTCGTGCTGGAAGAGGAAGTGAGCCGGGCGCTGCGAGACCGGGGGGCCACGGTGCTGCTGGTGACGCACGACATCGGCGAGGCGCTGGCGCTTTGCGACCGGGTGGTGGTGCTCACGCACCGGCCCGCCCGGGTGAAGCGGGAGTACCGCATCGAGCTGGACGGCGGCTACCGGAGTTCTCCCGTCGAGGCCCGCCGGTCGCCGCGCTTTTCCGACTACTTCTCGCTCATCTGGGCGGACCTGGAGGTGGCGGTAAACCCCCGTGTCGCTTGACGCCGGAACGAGCCGGCTGCGGGAACAGCCCGGGGGCGCCGCATCCCCTTACGGGGTGGCCCCACACGGGGTAGACCCGCGGAAGGTCGCGCTGCACCGGGAGGACGGGCGGGCCGCCCGGCGTGCCTACCTGCGTTCGGCGCGCCGCAGCCGGGCGGCCGTTCTGGCGGGGCAGATGGCGCTGCTGGCGGTGTTCCTGGGCGCCTGGGAGCTGGCCGCCGACCGGGGCATCGTGTCGCCCTTTCTTACAAGCCGTCCGTCGTCGGTGGCGAAGACCCTGGTGCGGCTGTGGGTTCAGGGGCAGCTGGGCGTGCACCTGGCGAGTACCGCCCTCGGGACGGCGGTGGGGTTCGCCGTTGGCACCGGCTTGGGGGTGGGGGTCGCGGCGGGGCTGTGGTGGTCGCCCTACCTGGCCCAGGTCGTCGAACCGTACCTGGTGGTGTTCAACGCCATCCCGAAAGTGGCGCTGGGGCCGCTTTTCATCGTGTGGCTCGGTACCAACCTCCGCTCGGTCATCGCCATGGCCATCGCCATCACGGTCGTCGTGGCCGTGGTGGTCGTGCATGCCGCCTTCACGGCCACGGATGCGGCCCGGCTGACACTGGTGCGGTCGCTGGGGGCGAACCGTTGGCAGCAGTTCCGGCTGGTGGTGGTGCCGTCGGCGGTGCCGGCCATCATCGCCGCGCTCAAGGCAAACGTGGGGCTGGCGCTGGTCGGCGCCGTCACCGGGGAGTTCCTGGCCGGCGGGCGGGGGCTCGGCTACCTCATCGTGTACGGGGGCCAGGTGTTCGACATGAACCTGGTGATGGCGGCGCTGGCGCTGCTCGTGGGCCTCTCC from Bacillota bacterium encodes the following:
- a CDS encoding ABC transporter permease; translated protein: MSLDAGTSRLREQPGGAASPYGVAPHGVDPRKVALHREDGRAARRAYLRSARRSRAAVLAGQMALLAVFLGAWELAADRGIVSPFLTSRPSSVAKTLVRLWVQGQLGVHLASTALGTAVGFAVGTGLGVGVAAGLWWSPYLAQVVEPYLVVFNAIPKVALGPLFIVWLGTNLRSVIAMAIAITVVVAVVVVHAAFTATDAARLTLVRSLGANRWQQFRLVVVPSAVPAIIAALKANVGLALVGAVTGEFLAGGRGLGYLIVYGGQVFDMNLVMAALALLVGLSTLLYAAVSLAERLVRRRFSP
- a CDS encoding ABC transporter ATP-binding protein; its protein translation is MTAGRGCSVDVADVHFSYHSPQGETPAVAGLSLHAGPGEFVGIVGPSGCGKSTLFSLVAGLLQPERGEVRIDGQLVRGPRPDVGYMLQQDCLLEWRTVLDNALLGLEVRRARDRRAAGQVRMLLARSGLAGFEDRFPRELSGGMRQRTALVRTLALNPKLVLLDEPLSAVDAQTRLVLEEEVSRALRDRGATVLLVTHDIGEALALCDRVVVLTHRPARVKREYRIELDGGYRSSPVEARRSPRFSDYFSLIWADLEVAVNPRVA